In Oncorhynchus clarkii lewisi isolate Uvic-CL-2024 chromosome 2, UVic_Ocla_1.0, whole genome shotgun sequence, one DNA window encodes the following:
- the LOC139380292 gene encoding C-C chemokine receptor type 1-like isoform X2: MNITGYPVHTTAGGNTTTIPFSSVSVENGNSSSYSYENSSSYAYENSSSYAYENSSSYAYGTHFADTFEVTTYDYGYYDDGVCKYKPYGASFLPVLYSLFFILGFLGNVLVLWVILQGVKLRNMTDVCLLNLALADLLLVCTLPFLAHHATDQWVFGDVMCKVVLGAYHIGFYSGIFFITLMSVDRYLAIVHAVYAMRARTRKYGAIAAVVTWLAGFLASFPEALFLKVEKHNEKENCRPVYDDRALVIFGLFKMNTLGLLIPLVIMGFCYTQIVRRLLSRPSSKKQAIRLILIVVVVFFCCWTPYNMTSFFKALELSEVYSSCESSKAIRLTLQITEAMAYSHSCLNPILYVFLGQKFRRHLIRLINKVPCRMCQFMKNYLPLDFRASRTGSVYSQTTSVDERSTAV; the protein is encoded by the exons ATGAATATCACTGGATATCCTGTTCACACCACGGCAGG GGGGAACACCACAACCATTCCCTTCAGCTCTGTGAGTGTTGAGAATGGGAATTCATCCAGTTACTCATATGAGAACTCATCCAGTTATGCATATGAGAACTCATCCAGTTATGCATATGAGAACTCATCCAGTTATGCATATGG CACACATTTTGCAGACACATTTGAAGTAACCACATACGACTATGGTTACTATGACGATGGCGTTTGCAAGTACAAGCCATACGGAGCCAGCTTCCTGCCAGTGCTGTACTCTCTCTTCTTCATCCTGGGGTTTCTGGGGAACGTTCTGGTCCTGTGGGTCATCCTGCAGGGGGTGAAACTACGCAACATGACCGACGTGTGTCTCCTGAACCTGGCCTTGGCAGACCTGCTCCTGGTCTGCACCTTGCCTTTCCTGGCACACCACGCTACAGATCAGTGGGTGTTTGGTGACGTCATGTGCAAAGTGGTCCTCGGCGCCTACCACATTGGCTTCTACAGTGGCATCTTCTTCATCACCCTGATGAGTGTGGACAGGTACCTGGCCATAGTCCATGCTGTGTACGCCATGAGAGCTAGAACACGGAAGTACGGGGCCATCGCTGCCGTCGTGACCTGGCTGGCTGGATTCCTGGCCTCGTTTCCTGAGGCACTGTTTCTTAAAGTGGAGAAACACAACGAGAAAGAAAATTGTCGCCCTGTCTATGATGACAGAGCTTTAGTAATTTTTGGCCTTTTCAAAATGAACACACTTGGTCTGCTAATCCCCCTCGTCATCATGGGGTTCTGCTACACACAGATAGTGAGAAGGCTGCTCAGTCGCCCATCCTCCAAAAAGCAGGCCATCAGACTCATTCTCATTGTGGTTGTGGTGTTTTTCTGCTGCTGGACTCCGTACAACATGACGTCATTTTTCAAGGCCTTGGAGTTAAGTGAGGTCTACTCAAGCTGTGAGAGTAGCAAAGCCATCAGACTCACTCTACAGATCACAGAGGCCATGGCCTACTCCCATAGCTGCCTGAATCCCATCCTCTATGTGTTTCTGGGGCAGAAGTTTAGAAGGCATCTCATAAGACTGATTAACAAGGTTCCCTGCAGAATGTGTCAGTTCATGAAGaactacctgcccctggactTCAGAGCCTCGAGGACAGGATCTGTCTACTCACAGACCACCAGCGTGGATGAGAGGTCTACTGCCGTGTGA
- the LOC139380292 gene encoding C-C chemokine receptor type 1-like isoform X1: MSYFMLYKLIHAPVIEKLKSLVMNFRGNTTTIPFSSVSVENGNSSSYSYENSSSYAYENSSSYAYENSSSYAYGTHFADTFEVTTYDYGYYDDGVCKYKPYGASFLPVLYSLFFILGFLGNVLVLWVILQGVKLRNMTDVCLLNLALADLLLVCTLPFLAHHATDQWVFGDVMCKVVLGAYHIGFYSGIFFITLMSVDRYLAIVHAVYAMRARTRKYGAIAAVVTWLAGFLASFPEALFLKVEKHNEKENCRPVYDDRALVIFGLFKMNTLGLLIPLVIMGFCYTQIVRRLLSRPSSKKQAIRLILIVVVVFFCCWTPYNMTSFFKALELSEVYSSCESSKAIRLTLQITEAMAYSHSCLNPILYVFLGQKFRRHLIRLINKVPCRMCQFMKNYLPLDFRASRTGSVYSQTTSVDERSTAV, from the exons ATGTCATATTTTATGCTGTACAAATTGATACATGCGCCTGTAATTGAGAAGCTCAAATCATTGGTAATGAATTTCAGGGGGAACACCACAACCATTCCCTTCAGCTCTGTGAGTGTTGAGAATGGGAATTCATCCAGTTACTCATATGAGAACTCATCCAGTTATGCATATGAGAACTCATCCAGTTATGCATATGAGAACTCATCCAGTTATGCATATGG CACACATTTTGCAGACACATTTGAAGTAACCACATACGACTATGGTTACTATGACGATGGCGTTTGCAAGTACAAGCCATACGGAGCCAGCTTCCTGCCAGTGCTGTACTCTCTCTTCTTCATCCTGGGGTTTCTGGGGAACGTTCTGGTCCTGTGGGTCATCCTGCAGGGGGTGAAACTACGCAACATGACCGACGTGTGTCTCCTGAACCTGGCCTTGGCAGACCTGCTCCTGGTCTGCACCTTGCCTTTCCTGGCACACCACGCTACAGATCAGTGGGTGTTTGGTGACGTCATGTGCAAAGTGGTCCTCGGCGCCTACCACATTGGCTTCTACAGTGGCATCTTCTTCATCACCCTGATGAGTGTGGACAGGTACCTGGCCATAGTCCATGCTGTGTACGCCATGAGAGCTAGAACACGGAAGTACGGGGCCATCGCTGCCGTCGTGACCTGGCTGGCTGGATTCCTGGCCTCGTTTCCTGAGGCACTGTTTCTTAAAGTGGAGAAACACAACGAGAAAGAAAATTGTCGCCCTGTCTATGATGACAGAGCTTTAGTAATTTTTGGCCTTTTCAAAATGAACACACTTGGTCTGCTAATCCCCCTCGTCATCATGGGGTTCTGCTACACACAGATAGTGAGAAGGCTGCTCAGTCGCCCATCCTCCAAAAAGCAGGCCATCAGACTCATTCTCATTGTGGTTGTGGTGTTTTTCTGCTGCTGGACTCCGTACAACATGACGTCATTTTTCAAGGCCTTGGAGTTAAGTGAGGTCTACTCAAGCTGTGAGAGTAGCAAAGCCATCAGACTCACTCTACAGATCACAGAGGCCATGGCCTACTCCCATAGCTGCCTGAATCCCATCCTCTATGTGTTTCTGGGGCAGAAGTTTAGAAGGCATCTCATAAGACTGATTAACAAGGTTCCCTGCAGAATGTGTCAGTTCATGAAGaactacctgcccctggactTCAGAGCCTCGAGGACAGGATCTGTCTACTCACAGACCACCAGCGTGGATGAGAGGTCTACTGCCGTGTGA
- the LOC139380303 gene encoding C-C chemokine receptor type 4-like — translation MNTTQATSTDNYYGYGNCESPCCTGTSLTQGSNYQPILFYLVFTLGLTGNSLVLWVLLKYMKLKTMTDICLLNLALSDLLLALSLPLWAYHAQGHEFKGDSPCKIMAGAYQVGFYSSILFVTLMSVDRYLAIVHAVAAMRARTLRYGALASIIVWVASISAALPEAIFVAAVRENDEKSGTSCQLIYPENTEKTWKLLRNFGENGVGLVLCLPIVVFCYICILTVLQRLRNSKKDRAMKLIFAIVGVFVVSWVPYNIVVFLQTLQMFDIGNSCEASTQLDTAMEVTETIALAHCCVNPVIYAFVGEKFRKCLGTVLSRYPLCKKLGKHAMVSSRGSENETSNTPV, via the coding sequence ATGAACACAACCCAGGCCACCAGCACAGACAATTACTATGGCTATGGCAACTGTGAAAGCCCTTGTTGCACTGGCACCAGTCTAACCCAAGGGTCCAACTACCAGCCCATTCTCTTCTACCTGGTGTTCACCCTGGGTCTGACAGGCAACAGTCTGGTGCTCTGGGTCCTCCTCAAGTACATGAAACTGAAGACAATGACAGACATCTGTCTGCTGAACCTAGCACTATCTGACCTGCTCCtcgccctctccctgcctctctgggCCTACCACGCCCAGGGTCATGAGTTTAAAGGGGACAGTCCGTGTAAGATCATGGCTGGTGCCTACCAGGTGGGCTTCTACAGCAGCATCCTGTTTGTGACCCTGATGAGTGTGGATCGCTACCTGGCCATCGTTCACGCCGTGGCCGCCATGAGGGCCAGGACGCTGCGCTACGGAGCGCTGGCGAGCATCATCGTCTGGGTAGCGTCCATCAGCGCTGCTCTCCCTGAGGCCATCTTCGTAGCGGCGGTGAGGGAGAATGACGAGAAAAGTGGTACAAGTTGCCAGCTGATTTAcccagagaacacagagaagacATGGAAGTTGTTACGGAACTTTGGTGAAAACGGAGTGGGGCTCGTCCTATGTCTGCCCATAGTGGTCTTTTGTTACATCTGTATTCTCACTGTACTACAGAGGTTAAGGAACTCCAAAAAAGACAGGGCCATGAAACTGATATTCGCCATCGTGGGTGTGTTTGTGGTCTCCTGGGTCCCTTACAACATTGTGGTTTTCCTCCAGACCCTTCAGatgtttgacattgggaataGCTGTGAGGCTTCAACACAGCTTGATACAGCTATGGAGGTGACAGAAACCATAGCGCTGGCTCACTGCTGTGTCAACCCAGTCATTTATGCTTTTGTAGGAGAGAAATTCAGAAAGTGTTTGGGCACTGTGCTCTCTAGATATCCACTGTGTAAAAAGCTTGGCAAACATGCAATGGTGAGCAGCAGAGGATCAGAAAACGAGACTTCTAACACACCTGTGTGA
- the LOC139380312 gene encoding C-C chemokine receptor type 5-like has product MPDKDMEPTTEYNYSSYYDDTEGLYSSEPCNNANVKEFGRVFLPTLYSLVFIVGFIGNGLVVCVLVVFKRIRSMTDLCLFNLALSDLFFIISLPFWSHYATAAKWLLGDFMCRLVTGLYMLGFYGSIFFMVILTVDRYVVIVHAHTLARPRSVRVGVTLSLFMWALSLCASLPTIIFTKVNNESGLTTCKPEYPEGSMWRQVSYLEMNVLGLLLPLSVMVICYSRIVPMLVNIKTTKKHKAIKLIIIIVVVFFCFWTPYNVVILLRYLETQSYFGDCTTHTNIDLAMQWTEVIAFTHCCLNPIIYAFAGQKFMSLVLKLLRKWMPMCFARPYVSGLSERNISVYSRSSEISSTRLL; this is encoded by the exons ATGCCTG ACAAGGATATGGAGCCAACAACAGAATATAACTATTCCTCCTACTACGATGATACAGAAGGTTTATATAGTTCAGAGCCCTGCAACAATGCCAATGTGAAGGAGTTTGGACGGGTGTTTCTGCCTACACTCTACAGCCTGGTCTTCATCGTGGGCTTCATTGGTAACGGCCTGGTGGTCTGTGTCCTGGTGGTGTTTAAGAGGATCAGAAGCATGACAGACCTCTGTCTCTTCAACCTGGCTCTGTCTGACCTTTTCTTCATCATCTCCCTGCCTTTCTGGTCCCACTACGCCACCGCAGCCAAGTGGCTCCTGGGGGACTTTATGTGCCGACTGGTAACCGGACTATACATGCTTGGGTTTTATGGCAGCATCTTCTTCATGGTGATCTTGACAGTGGATCGCTATGTGGTCATAGTCCACGCTCACACCCTGGCCAGGCCCAGATCAGTCAGAGTAGGGGTCACTCTGTCTCTGTTCATGTGGGCTCTCAGTCTCTGTGCCTCTCTGCCTACAATCATCTTCACCAAAGTAAATAATGAGTCTGGGCTTACAACATGTAAACCAGAGTATCCAGAGGGTAGCATGTGGCGCCAGGTTTCTTATTTAGAGATGAATGTCTTGggtctacttctccctctctccgtcatGGTGATCTGCTATTCCAGAATCGTTCCGATGTTAGTCAATATCAAAACCACCAAAAAGCACAAAGCCATCAAACTGATAATCATCATAGTAGTGGTCTTTTTCTGCTTTTGGACCCCATACAATGTGGTCATTCTCCTGCGTTATCTGGAGACCCAGAGCTATTTTGGGGACTGTACAACTCACACGAACATAGATCTGGCAATGCAGTGGACAGAGGTGATAGCGTTCACACACTGTTGTTTGAATCCAATCATCTATGCCTTTGCAGGGCAGAAATTCATGAGTCTTGTCCTGAAGTTACTAAGAAAATGGATGCCAATGTGCTTCGCCAGGCCTTATGTTAGTGGGTTGTCTGAAAGAAATATCTCAGTCTATTCCAGGTCTTCTGAAATATCATCTACAAGACTGCTGTAG